The DNA region ccaGTTATCTCGACTTATGCTCTGGTTATCTGGGGGTCAGATTAACTGAGGAAAGTTTTATGTGGAGTaaattttttactatttattttacCAGGATGGATGGATTAATCATTCTGTCTGTTGTTTACTTCTTATCAAATAATGGATGATAATTTTTTGAATCTATCTGCGGATCAATTTTTAGTTGTTTTTCATCCTCCCAAATTTGGATGGAGAGTCCATGTTCATCCTTTGTAAGGGAGCGGCCACAGTAGGTGAGTAGGCGGGCAATCTCACGCTCGCCCGCCTGCAGGCATGTGGCCGGGGGAGCTTGCCCTCAGGAAGGCGGTTGACCGCGAGCAAGCAGGAGGACCAGACCTCAAAGGCTGCTAGGGCACTCGTCCACAAGCAGGCCGCCGAGGGCTCTCGCCCGTGAGCTAGCAGGCAACCCTTGTCTCGTAAACGACGAGCAGGCCCTTGCCCATGAGCAGGCTACGAGGGGGCGCTCGCCGTGAGTATCGTGCTGATGGCTCTCTTGAGCGATATAAAGCTCGTCTTGTGACAAAAGAATTCAATCAACAACTAGGTATTCAGTCCAATTATTAAGATTACAACAGCCAAATTATTACTATCTATAGTTGTTAGCTCCAACTAGCCAATACGCCAATTAGACGTTTCCAATGTCTTTTTTCATAGTCATCTTGAGGAAATTGTATATATGGAGCAATCGCCTAGGTTTATTCATCCATAACTTTCAACACATATTTGTCAGTTGAAGACATCATTATATGGTCTTTGACAAACCCCTCGTGCATAGTTTCATCATCTCTCTACTTGGCTACACACTCAAGGGTTCTTTGGCTCAAAAATTGACTCCTCTTTATTTTATAAATGCAATGTCAGTTCTATGCTTTTTCtccttatttatgtggatgatattcatTTAACTagtaatgatcaagaaggcatcaCTTCTCTACTTCATCTTCTTAATCAAGAATCTCCTATTAGAGATCTCGGTACAACCCGTTTCTTTCTTGGCATTGAACTTTTCTCAAATCCGGATGGTTGTCTCATTTCACAAAGCAAATACATTACTAGAATCTTTTAACGGACTAAGATGGATGGTGCACGTCCAGTCTCAACACCGATTGTTTAGGCAACTTTTCTGCACCTTCATCATCTTATGCTTTGGCTAATCCTCAAATATATCAGAGTATTATTGGagtcttacaatatgtcactatcacacatcTTGACATATCTTTTATTGTTAATCGAGCTTGTTAATATATGCACTCTCCCACTGAACAACATTGGGAAGGAGTTAATAGGATCCTTCGTTATCTCAAATGCTTTATTCTTCATAGTCTCTTTTTATATCAACATCCCTCATGGGAGTTGAATGCATTTAGTTATGTAGATTGGGTCGGCTCTCCTGAAGGCAAACGTTCTACTGGAGGGTATGAAATATTTTTTGGACAAAATCTAATCTCTTGGCATTCTAAAAAACAACCTACTATATCTCGATCTAGTACCGAAGCTGAATATAAAGCAGTTGCTAATGTAACGTCTGAAATCATTTGGTTTCAATCCCTTCTCTCATAATTACATCTTTAATCCCTTCTCTCATAATTACATCTTTCTACTGATATTATACCTAAGATATGGTGTGATAACATTAGGGCAACATATCTTACTACAAATCCAGTTTTTCATATAAgtacaaaacatgtggagatAAATTTTCACTTTGTACGAGAACATGTAACAGCTAAACAACTATCAGTCTCATACATCTCTATCGAGGATCAAATTGTTGACATCTTCACCAAACCGTTATCCCGATAATGGTTTCATAGATTGACAACCAAACTCAACGTGTTGAACATCCCGTTAAACTTGACGGGGGTAATGACGACAAGGATAGCAGTCCAGAATAATAATCAGAAGATTTATCATGTTCCGGGTAGAATCAGAAActgattttaattattaatgattTACTATGTTTGGATTACAATCACAACcatatttatcattatttttatatttattattatcatatatattgatcctgtctgagtcgAGGCGATGGACGCTGGGGGTGTGATgctcacgttgactggatgtagacttCGAGCGACTGAGACCTGCAACCATAAAACGTCAATGCCGAGCTAAGGAGGGGTtccccgacgttggccctccgacgctcaagtcagatctccGACGGAAGCAGTAAGGAAGCGAAGAGAAATGAAAGTGGCAGAGTAACGGTAGCTACAATAGAATcgaacatacctccgtcgaagcttgggatcccttatatagggctctcgGGAatgcgcgtgcacgcttctcgagacATGCACTCATCTCAAAGATTTTCCTAATAATACATGTCAAGAAAGTGTCCCTGACAACATACCTCAACAACCTGAGTATATCTTgacaagacagtggaagcttccgtcatacgatTCTCTACCTGACCACACCGCCCACTATTCTGTCTGTTGGTGGCACGAGTCCCTAAGAGGATAGCGGTCGATCCTCGTTTTGTCGGTTACTGGCCCGAGCGGGATGACCGCTCGACCAGCCTTCATTAGGCTACCTGTCGCTCTGTCCTTCGGCCGAGCGGTGTATCTGCTCGACCCGCATCCACTGTTCGTGCCGAGCGGGCTGCCCGCTTGTCCTATACTCTGCTGGTACATGGGTTTTTTTAGCGTCGGAAGCTCAGCTCGGTGGCCGAGCTGTGATATTATCAGGtcaggtcttccgctcggacaagTACATTACCTCGAGCGGACGATGGTATGAGAGCGTTGACTGTCTTGATTTTGACCTTCCATGTGGCCATAATCCCCTGCGAGACAGGCACCCCATTTTACCACCAAATCATATATCATGATACTTTTCTATAtactccctcgtgatggccttgggtcgggtgcgacgggggcgctgggggcgagcgatttcgccttttttCCCACATGATACTTTTCTATATAATCTTTTAatcatttatataaataaatttgttagCTTATTctaatatcaataaaaaaaataattacgtACTTCTGTTTCCTCTTTTGTTAATTACATATTTATCAAACAAGAGATAATCTAAAACAGTAGTTACATACGTCTGTAATCAAATCATACCTATCTGAGGGCAAATCCGGCCAACCTGATTAACAACTCAGTTACACAAAGGAATTGATCACCATGAAAAACAAATACAAATTGATTTTCACTcgtaaattaataaatttcaaatattaacatttaaacactttaaaacaCTAGTCATGAGATGGACGACGAACCGCCGCCGGGGGGATCGGCGGGTTGCTCCGGCGCCGAAGCGGAGGTCGGAGGTTGCACCGCGGCGGAAGAGGACTCGCCAGCGGTGGCCGGAGAGGCGGCGGATCCACGcttccgcttcttcttcttcttcttcttcttgttgtcgtAGGGGATGCCGCGGGCGTCGGCTTGGCTGACGCGGACTTCCCGGAGGTAGATGCGGATGGCGGCGTCGGCGAAGGGGTTGGACTCCTTGAGGCCGCCGTTCTCCTCGTAGGCGGCGCGAAGGCGACCGACGAGGGCGTCGAGCGAGCCCCAGGCCTGGCGGAGCGGGCAGAGGCAGGAGGCCGGAGGATCAGACTGCCCGAAGAAGGCGCACCCGGCGGCGTGCACCTTCGTCTTCCCGAACTGGTCGAGGTACTTGAGGAACTCGATGACGTCCGCGCCGCTGCATTGCTCCAGCGTCAGCGGCGGCCGGTGGATCCTCAGGTATTGCAGGAAGGTATTCCAGTCTCGCCGCTTCTGCGACTCGTACTGGCTCAGCGGCCGTCGAGCACTCTGGTCGGCGGCGGGAACAGAGCCGGAGGCGGTTgcggtagaagaagaagaagaagggcccTCTCCGCCGCAGGCGTCTCCAGACTCCATGCACGTTAATTAAGCGATCTAGATCACTACTACTACTGCTAGATATAGCTACTTAATTCACTGTCGAGATCAGCATCAAAGATTGTGGGAGTGTTGTCTATTGATTTGATCAGTTCTATATATGAAAGGGGAATTGGAAAGAAACAAGTGAGCGATTGATTCAagcgaaggaggaggaggaggaggaaggtggATTGAGTTTAGCTGATGATGGAGAGAGATAAAAAAAAGTCTATTTTCAATATTAATAAACAATTGAATTAAAAATGACCTCAATTGGATTAAAATAGAAGAAAATGACCTAAACATACTCTCTTCAAAGTTTCAATGTAAAACAATATTTCTTTACTCATGCATAATCTTgataaagtagagaaaaatcctTAATTATAATCATAATTTTACATGCAGTCTCCaatcataaaaaattttatttctactttctgtatgcaaagtattacttgtttcaactccttCATGCAAATATTGTTACCTAAATTACCTCTCAGTTCTTTagatataaaaagtctaaaaacgagtatgcaggaagttaaattcagcactttacactagaatccagtactttatactagaatcgagtatattttataTCAAAATTAACCCTTATATtttttcggtacaaatagtctaaaaatgaatataattcctatcaaattcagcacattaaactagaattgagtatattttctattaaattgaacacgatttttttcttatttaatataattcctcgtAAATTCAGCACCATTtaccattttaaaaaaatctagtatatttttcatcaaattgagtatcatttaaagaaaatctagtatattttccatccaattgagtgaaaaaagaatcgtactcaatttgatagaaaatatactagattctaatttaatgtactgaatttaaaaggaaatatactgatttttagactttttataccgaAAAGTATCATGGAaaattaggtaaatatatttgattagggagtggaaacaaagattTTTATAGATGGGGACTGCgtgtaaaaataaatttattattaggGGCTGCATGCAAATTTACCCTAATCTTAAAGTGAATTTAAGTATAATTCTTGTGGCAAAAAG from Zingiber officinale cultivar Zhangliang chromosome 4B, Zo_v1.1, whole genome shotgun sequence includes:
- the LOC121977261 gene encoding protein LIGHT-DEPENDENT SHORT HYPOCOTYLS 5-like produces the protein MESGDACGGEGPSSSSSTATASGSVPAADQSARRPLSQYESQKRRDWNTFLQYLRIHRPPLTLEQCSGADVIEFLKYLDQFGKTKVHAAGCAFFGQSDPPASCLCPLRQAWGSLDALVGRLRAAYEENGGLKESNPFADAAIRIYLREVRVSQADARGIPYDNKKKKKKKKRKRGSAASPATAGESSSAAVQPPTSASAPEQPADPPGGGSSSIS